The Blastococcus colisei DNA window CCAGGGCTGCGCGTCGTGGTCGACGACGAGCACGGTCGCGGTGCGGTCGGCGGTCGCGCGGGCCACGGCCGACCGGACGAGCGCCGCCCCGTCCGGGTCGAGCTGGGCGGTCGGCTCGTCCAGCAGCAGCAACCCGGGACGACGGGCCAGGGCTCCGGCCAGCACCAGCCGCTGCTTCTCCCCTCCGGAGAGCGCCTGGGTGGGACGGTCGCGCCCGTGGGGAAAGCCGACCGCCGCCAGCGCCTCGTCGACCCGCGGCCAGATCCCCTCCGGTGGGAGGCCGGCGTTCTCCACTCCGAAGGCGACGTCGTCCCCGGCCCGGGTCATGACCAGCTGGCTGTCGGGGTCCTGCGCGAGCAGGCCCAGCCGGCCGCGGGCGGCGTGCGGAGCCCCGCCGTCGACGGTGAGCTCTCCGGCCACCTCGGTGCCCTCGGCGTCGAGGATGCCGGCCAGCGCGGCGAGCAGCGTCGACTTCCCCGCACCGGAGGCGCCGGTGAGCAGGATCCGCTCCCCGGGCTCGACGACGAGGTCGACGCCGGTCAGTGCCCAGGCCCGCCGCGAAGGGTGACGGACGCCCAGGCCCCGCGCGACGAGGCGCACGGGGCCGGCGTCCGCCCGGATCGGCGACGGACCACGCGTGGTGGTCACCGGGGGCGCGTCAGACGCGGGTGCGGCCCGAGGCGAAGGAGCCCAGCGCCCCGGTCCGGGCCATCGCGCGGACCAGCAGCAGGCCCACGACACCGGCCAGCAGCACGCTGGAGAGGACGGTGGCCAGCGTGTACGGGAGCGTGAACGCCCAGAGCGGGTACTCGCCGGACACCGGGTAGTACAGGCTCAGGTCCAGGATCGACGTCGACAGGCCGGCGGTCACCGCGGCGAGGATCGCCGTCCCCCAGCCGAAGGTGCGGTAGCGCGTGAGCAGGAAGCCGAGCTCGGCGCCGGCGCCCTGGACCAGGCCGTAGACCACGATGATCCCGCCGTACGGCGAGCCCAGGAGCAGGCTGACCGCGGCGGCGAGGGTCGAGGCGAAGATCGCCGCCCCCGGGCGGCGCACCATCAGCCCGGCGACGACGCCGGGCATGAGGAAGACACCGTTGAGCAGGCCCTTGATCGGCGGGAAGAAGTCCAGCGGCGTGGAGACCACCTCCGCGAACAAATTCCAGCCCCAGAAGACGACGCCGAACGCGACGCCCAGGACGGCGGTGACGACGATGTCGACGGTGCGCCAGCGGACGGGCTTCTCGTACCCGGCATCGACGGACGACGGACGGACGGCCTGATCGGCCATGACTTTCCTCCAGACTCCCTGCGCCGGCATGACCCGGATCAGGTTCGAGGGTCTGCGGTTGCCCGCACTCTCAGCGCCGTAGCGCTCCCCTGCTGCGTGTGTTCGGTTGTGCCGTCGACCATAACCCCTGCCGCGCTCACCGGTGCCGCCCCGTGGTCGCCGGTACCGCCCTGCACCGCGGTACCGGCCACTGCACGGCGGTCTCCACGGCCGACTCGGGCCCTCCTGGCCGCGCACGGCTCACCGCACTCGCCGGGCCGCCGCCACCAGTTCGCCGATCCGGCGGGCGTGGGCGCCGGCCCAGTAGACCCGGCCGCAGGCCCTGCACCGCGCGAACTCCTCGAAGCTCCGCAGCGTGCCCGGCTCCAGCCGGTGGGCGACCTCCTCCTTGGCGACCGGCTGCAGCGGCCCTCCGCAGGCGGTGCAGCGGGTCAGGGGCGCGAGGACGGGGGCGAAGCGATCCAGGACGTCGGCGAGCGGGTCGTCGGGGTCGCTGCCGCGCACCAGGGCTCCCCGGGTCAGTGCTCGGCGCATCAGCAGCCCGCGATCCTGGGTGAGCAGCGCCCGGTGCTCGGTGACCGCGCGGTCGACGAGCTCCGGGTCGTCGGCATCGTTGGACCACGCCGCGTCCAGGCCGAGCAGGCGCAGCCGGCGGGCCAGGGCGCCGAGACCGACGTCCAGCAGGAAGCCGCCGGTCGCCGATGGCTCGGGGCGGGCTCGCTCGACGACCTCGATGGAGCCACCGGGGCGGGCCCGCGCGCCGGCCGGCACGGGTTCGCCGTCCAGCCGGAGCGCGCCCACCTCGCTCAGGGGCACTCCGGCGGACTGCACGACGTGGCCGACGGTGGCGTCGGGGTCGAAGCGCAGTCGCCGCATACCAGCGTGCCGGTCCCGCCTGGGGAGCAGGAAGCGCAGCGGCACCGGGACGACGACATCGACGTCCTGCGGTCCTGACCGTTCGTCCATGGCGGGCCGCTACCCTCCTTCACCGGAATACTTGAAGCATCAAGCAACTTGGTGCACGATGACCGCGCCATCGACCGCCAGGAGCCCGCCATGCCCGTGCAGCGCCTCAACCATGCCGTCCTGTACGTGCGCGACGTCGAGCGCAGCCACGCGTTCTACCGCGACGTCCTGGGCTTCCGTGCGAAGACGGAGATCCCGGGTGCCGCAGTCTTCCTCCAGGCGGAGGGCTCGACCAACGACCACGATCTGGGCCTGTTCCAGATCGGCGCGGGCGCGGGCCCGTCGGAGGCCGGGCGCCGGACCGTGGGCCTCTACCACCTGGCGTGGGAGGTCGACACCCTCGCCGAGCTGTCCCGGATCCGCGATGCGCTGCTGCGGGCCGGTGCGCTCGTCGGCGCCTCCGACCACGTCACCACCAAGGCGCTCTACGCCCAGGACCCCGACGGCATCGAATTCGAGGTCTCGTGGCTGCTGCCGGCCGCGCTGATCACCCCCGAGGTCACCGGCGGCGCGGCGATGACCGCGCCGCTGGACCTCGAGCGGGAGATCGAGCGCTACGGCGCGCAGACCCGCGGCGGCGTGGGCGTCTCCGTCCCGGCCTGACCTGACCGCCCGAGTGAGCCTGTCGCACAAAGCGCGCCTGATTGATGATCATCCTGGGCGGCGGGAGACTGGGGTATGCCGCAGAACTTCATCCGCGGGGATGTCGATCAGGGGTTCCTGCTGCCGCCGGATGTGCGGGATTGGCTGCCCGACGGGGAGCTGGCCTGGACGGTCAAGGATGCGGTGGACTCGTTCGACCTGTCGGGGTTCAAGCGCTCGTATCGGGCCAACGGGCAGGGCGCGGCGGCGTTCGACCCGGCGCTGATGGTGGCGGTGCTGCTGTACGCGCACGCGGTCGGGGTGCGCTCGTCGCGGGCGATCGAGCGGCACTGTGTCCGCGATGTGGCGTTCCGGGTGCTGGCCGGCAATCGGGTGCCCGATCACGCCACGATCGCCCGGTTCGTCACGCGTCACCGCCAGCCGCTGCAGGAGCTGTTCGCGCAGGTGCTGCGGGTGTGTCACGAGGCCGGGATGGTGCGGCTGGGCGTGATCGCGGTGGACGGGACGAAGATCGCCGCGAACGCCTCCTGGTCGAAGAACCACACCTCGGCGTCGCTGGCCCACCAGGTCGCCGAGGAGCAGGCCCGCTACGACCAGCTGGCCGCCGAGCTGCTCGACGAACAGACGCGCATCGACGCGGCCGAGGACGCCGAACACGGCGACGACCGCGGGGATGAGCTGCCACCGCCGCTGCGCCGGCGGGCCGAGCGGTTGGCTCGACTGAAGGAGGCCAAGCAGCGCCTGGACGACGAGCAGGCCGCGGCCGTGGCCGAGCAGGAGGTGAGGAAGGCCGAGTGGCAGCGCCGCAAGGACGCCGGCACCCGCCGCGGCGCCCAACCGGGCGAGCATCCACCGGGCCGCAATCCGGACAAGGACAAGCCGCCGCGGGCCAACGCCACCGATCCGGACTCGCGGACGATGCGGGGCGGGCGGGGGCTGGTGCAGGGCTACAACGCCCAGGCCGCGGTCACCGAAGACCAGCTCATCGTCGGCCAGACGCTGACCCAGGCGGCCACCGACGCCCATCAGCTGTTTCCCGTCCTCGATGACGCCGCCGAGCAGCTGAACCAGGCCGGCATCGAGGAGACGCCCGACACCTGGGTCGCCGACGCCGGCTACGCCAACGAGGAGACCTTCACCGAGGCCGAGACCCGCGGCCTGCGCCTGCTGGCCCCGATGATCAGCGACGAACGCCGCGCCGCCGGCGAGGACCCCGCCGGGGACAAACCGCTGACCTCCCGCCCGGCCACCGCCCGCGCCCAGGACAGGCTGCGCACCCCCGAAGGCACGGAGAAATACGCCCTCCGAGGACGCACGGTCGAACCGGTCTTCGGCCAGATCAAAGACCGGCAGGGACTACGCCAGCTCCTCCGCCGCGGCCTGCAGAACGCCAAGACCGAGTGGTCGCTGGCCTGCACCGTGCACAACCTGCGCAAGATCCACGCCCACCGGCTGGCCACCGCCTGATCCGGGGGCGGCCGGCACCGCCGACAGCGCTGACCGGGCCACTATCCCCGCTCCCGACCACCATCAACCGGCGCCCGCCCCCCGACTCACAGCGCAACATCACCCAGCGATGCACCGCGGCGGCTCATCCGCCACCGTTCGCGCGACAGGCTCGAGTGGCAGTTATGGCCATAAGCGCCACTCGCGCGACAGATATGGCCATAACTGCCGTTCGGCACGGCGTCAGCTGGCGAGGACCTGCGGCGAGGTGACCTTCAGGTGCGCGTTCGCCCATCGGGTGATCCGTAGCGACTCCGGGTGGCAGCGCTCGGCGATGTCGAGCAGCTCCTGCTCCTTGGCCCCCTGAGCGCCCTGCGCGAGCAGCTCCCAGTCCACCGAGGTGCCCGCCGCCTCCCGGTACAGGTGCCGCAGGTCGGCGAGCAGCAGCAGGCCGGGCGCCGAGCGGCGTCCGGTGAGGACCGAGGCGCGCTGCTTCATGGCGGAGAGCAGGCCGGGGTCCTCCGACGCCTCCGGGTCCAGGTCCAGGCCGAAGTCCCGTCCGATCCTGGCGAGATCGGCCACGTGCTCGCGCGACCACTTCGCCATGTCGCGGGTGACGTAGAAGACCTCGTGGTCGGCCTTGTGCTTGTCCGACATGGACGTCAGCACGGTGACCAGGTGGTTCTCCGAGCGGTGCAGTTCCTCGATGGCCATGTCGAGCTTCATCGCCGGTCTCCCGTCGTCACCAGTTCCTCGGCCAGGGCGGCGTCGCCACCCGTCGTGGGCGGCACCGAACCGGTGACCGGGGCGGAGCCCGTCGTCGTCGGAGCGGCGGAGACCTGGCCCTTCGCCTTGGAGATCCGCTCCACCGCCGCTGCCGCGGTCTTGAAGATCGGCTGCTTCGACACCGGGTCCCAGTCGGTCAGGGTGAGTTCGTTGGCCGCCCGGCCGTCGCGCTTCTTCTTCGGCTGGGAGCCGTCCTCGGTGTCCCAGTAGCCGTAGTGGAACGGCAGGAAGAGCGCTCCCGGCCGGATGCCGCTGACCCGGAGCCGGGCCTCCACCCGGCCGCGCGGAGTCGTGATCCTGAGCAGGTCGCCCTCGGTGAACCCGCGGTCGGCGGCGTCGCCGGCCGCCATCTCCACCCAGACCTCCGGCGCGGCGGCGTTCAACTGCGGCGCCCGCCCGGTCTTCGTGCGGGTGTGGAAGTGGTACAGCGTGCGCCCGGTCATCAGCTGGAACGGGTACTGCTGGCTCGGCAGTTCGTGCGGGCCGATGTACTCGGCCGCCTTGAGCACCGCCCTGCCGGTCGGGTTCATCGCCTTGTACTCGGTCTCCTCGACCGGGGCGCCGGTGATCATGTCCCGGCCGTAGCTCTCGCAGTAGTCCGGGTGCGCCCAGAACCTTCCGTCCTCGTAGATGCGCTCGGTGCCGTCGGGATGCTCGTCGTTGCAGGGCCACTGGATGCCGCTGCCGCCGCGCAGCTTGTCGTAGGACATGCCGGTGTAGTCGCACGGCCGGCCGCGGCTGCACTCCTTCCAGCCTTCGAAGGCGCCCTCGGCGTCGCTCCACTTCACCAGCGGAGCGCCGTCCTTGTCCTCCAGCCCCATCCGGTGGGCGAAGTCGATGAGGATGTCCAGGTCGGCCTTCGCCTCGCCAGGCGGCTCCACCGCCTTGTCCGAGATGTGCACCGTGCGGTCGACGTTGGTGAAAGTCCCCGTCTTCTCGCCCCACGTGGCGGCGGGCAGGACGACGTCGGCGAGCTGGGCGGTCTCGGACAGGAAGATGTCCTGGACGACGAGGAACAGCCGGTCCTGAGCCAGGATCTCCCGGATCCGGCGGAGCTCGGGCAGCGAGACCGCCGGGTTGGTGGCGGTCACGTACAGGAAGCGGATCGAGCCCTCTTCCATGTACCGCAGCTGCTGCATGATGTGCGTCGGCGGCGAGTAGTGCGGGATCTGCATCGGGTCGATGTTCCAGACCCGCGCGAGGTCGGCGATGTGCTCGTCGTTCTCCCAGTTGCGGAACGCCGGCAGGTCGCCGTCCGCCCCCGCTTCGCGGGTGTTCTCCGCGGTGGGCTGGCCGTTCATCTGCAGGATGCCGCAGCCGGGCTTGCCCAGCATGCCGCGGATCACGTTGATGTTGTTGACGCTCACGGCGGCGGCCGACGCCTGGTGCGCCTGGTAGAAGCCCTGCAGGACGGTGGACAGCAGTCGCTCGGCCTGGCCGAGGATGCGGGCCGCCTCCCGGATCTGCTCGGCCGGGACGTCGCACACCTCCGCGGCCAGCTCGGGGGTGTAGCCCTTCATCTGCTTCTCGAGCTCGGCGAAGCCGACGGTGTGGGCCTCGACGTACTCCCGGTCGATCCAGCCGTTCTCGATGATCTCGTGGATCAGCGCGTTCATCAGCATGACGTTCGTGCCCGGCCGCGGGGCGAGGTGCACGGTGGCCGCGCGGGCGACCGGGGTCTCCCGCGGGTCGACGCAGATCACCTTCGGCGGGTTGGGCCCGGCCAGCCGGTCGAGCACGCGGGTCCACAGCACGGTCTGCGTCTCGGCCATGTTGTGCCCGTACAGCGCTATGACGTCGGCGTGGTCGATGTCGGTGTAGGAGCCGGGCTGGCCGTCGCAGGCGAACGTCTCCTTGAGCGCCGCCGCCGCGGTGGCGGTGCACAGCCGGGTGTTGCCGTCGACGTGGTTGGTGCCGATGCCGCCGTGGGCGATCAGGCCGAGCGTGTAGTACTCCTCCAGGAACAGCTGCCCGGTGGTGTAGAAGCTGATCGCGCTGGGCCCCTGCTCCTCGAGCAGCTCCTTGGCCCGGCCCGCCACGGCGTCCATCGCGGTGTCCCAGTCGGTCTCGACCAGCTTGCCCTTGCGCCGGATCAGCGGCTTCGTCAACCGGTCGGGCGAGTGGTTGGCCTGCCAGCCGAACAGGTCCTTGGGTCCGAGCCGGCCGTGGTTGACCCGGTCGACCTCCCGGCCGCGGACACCGACGATCCGCTCGTCCTTCACGGCGATGTCCAGCGCATCGCCGTTCGAGTGCAGGATCGTCGCCGACTGGACCCATCGGTCCACGTCGTCCTCGGTGAGGCCGTCGGCC harbors:
- a CDS encoding ECF transporter S component, whose protein sequence is MADQAVRPSSVDAGYEKPVRWRTVDIVVTAVLGVAFGVVFWGWNLFAEVVSTPLDFFPPIKGLLNGVFLMPGVVAGLMVRRPGAAIFASTLAAAVSLLLGSPYGGIIVVYGLVQGAGAELGFLLTRYRTFGWGTAILAAVTAGLSTSILDLSLYYPVSGEYPLWAFTLPYTLATVLSSVLLAGVVGLLLVRAMARTGALGSFASGRTRV
- a CDS encoding VOC family protein, translated to MPVQRLNHAVLYVRDVERSHAFYRDVLGFRAKTEIPGAAVFLQAEGSTNDHDLGLFQIGAGAGPSEAGRRTVGLYHLAWEVDTLAELSRIRDALLRAGALVGASDHVTTKALYAQDPDGIEFEVSWLLPAALITPEVTGGAAMTAPLDLEREIERYGAQTRGGVGVSVPA
- a CDS encoding molybdopterin oxidoreductase family protein is translated as MGRIDRIAEPWGSRTPYGPGETWPTRVDSYLADGLTEDDVDRWVQSATILHSNGDALDIAVKDERIVGVRGREVDRVNHGRLGPKDLFGWQANHSPDRLTKPLIRRKGKLVETDWDTAMDAVAGRAKELLEEQGPSAISFYTTGQLFLEEYYTLGLIAHGGIGTNHVDGNTRLCTATAAAALKETFACDGQPGSYTDIDHADVIALYGHNMAETQTVLWTRVLDRLAGPNPPKVICVDPRETPVARAATVHLAPRPGTNVMLMNALIHEIIENGWIDREYVEAHTVGFAELEKQMKGYTPELAAEVCDVPAEQIREAARILGQAERLLSTVLQGFYQAHQASAAAVSVNNINVIRGMLGKPGCGILQMNGQPTAENTREAGADGDLPAFRNWENDEHIADLARVWNIDPMQIPHYSPPTHIMQQLRYMEEGSIRFLYVTATNPAVSLPELRRIREILAQDRLFLVVQDIFLSETAQLADVVLPAATWGEKTGTFTNVDRTVHISDKAVEPPGEAKADLDILIDFAHRMGLEDKDGAPLVKWSDAEGAFEGWKECSRGRPCDYTGMSYDKLRGGSGIQWPCNDEHPDGTERIYEDGRFWAHPDYCESYGRDMITGAPVEETEYKAMNPTGRAVLKAAEYIGPHELPSQQYPFQLMTGRTLYHFHTRTKTGRAPQLNAAAPEVWVEMAAGDAADRGFTEGDLLRITTPRGRVEARLRVSGIRPGALFLPFHYGYWDTEDGSQPKKKRDGRAANELTLTDWDPVSKQPIFKTAAAAVERISKAKGQVSAAPTTTGSAPVTGSVPPTTGGDAALAEELVTTGDRR
- a CDS encoding Mut7-C RNAse domain-containing protein translates to MDERSGPQDVDVVVPVPLRFLLPRRDRHAGMRRLRFDPDATVGHVVQSAGVPLSEVGALRLDGEPVPAGARARPGGSIEVVERARPEPSATGGFLLDVGLGALARRLRLLGLDAAWSNDADDPELVDRAVTEHRALLTQDRGLLMRRALTRGALVRGSDPDDPLADVLDRFAPVLAPLTRCTACGGPLQPVAKEEVAHRLEPGTLRSFEEFARCRACGRVYWAGAHARRIGELVAAARRVR
- a CDS encoding transposase gives rise to the protein MPQNFIRGDVDQGFLLPPDVRDWLPDGELAWTVKDAVDSFDLSGFKRSYRANGQGAAAFDPALMVAVLLYAHAVGVRSSRAIERHCVRDVAFRVLAGNRVPDHATIARFVTRHRQPLQELFAQVLRVCHEAGMVRLGVIAVDGTKIAANASWSKNHTSASLAHQVAEEQARYDQLAAELLDEQTRIDAAEDAEHGDDRGDELPPPLRRRAERLARLKEAKQRLDDEQAAAVAEQEVRKAEWQRRKDAGTRRGAQPGEHPPGRNPDKDKPPRANATDPDSRTMRGGRGLVQGYNAQAAVTEDQLIVGQTLTQAATDAHQLFPVLDDAAEQLNQAGIEETPDTWVADAGYANEETFTEAETRGLRLLAPMISDERRAAGEDPAGDKPLTSRPATARAQDRLRTPEGTEKYALRGRTVEPVFGQIKDRQGLRQLLRRGLQNAKTEWSLACTVHNLRKIHAHRLATA